The Martelella sp. AD-3 genome includes a region encoding these proteins:
- the grxB gene encoding glutaredoxin 2, protein MKLYVYDHCPFCVRARMPFGLKNIPFELAFMANDDEETPIRMIGKKMAPILEDKDGHMGESLDIVHKVDGLSGERLFGGTPRREISDWLKTWGGTVNALVIPRTPDPVFPEFRTASARAYFTEKKEATFGAFDGLLAETETHKAEIQKGLGALASFLPDAEAATIDDIMLFPTLRSLSIVPDLTLPEPVEAYRTRMAERSGVPLVSELRKAA, encoded by the coding sequence ATGAAGCTTTATGTTTATGACCATTGCCCGTTTTGCGTGAGAGCCCGGATGCCCTTCGGGTTGAAGAATATCCCGTTCGAGCTTGCCTTCATGGCGAATGACGACGAGGAGACGCCGATCCGGATGATCGGCAAGAAAATGGCGCCGATCCTCGAGGACAAGGACGGCCATATGGGCGAAAGCCTTGATATCGTTCACAAGGTCGACGGTCTTTCGGGCGAGCGCCTGTTTGGCGGCACGCCGCGCCGGGAGATCAGCGACTGGCTGAAGACCTGGGGCGGCACCGTCAACGCGCTGGTGATCCCGCGCACGCCGGATCCTGTCTTTCCCGAGTTCCGGACCGCTTCGGCCCGGGCCTATTTCACAGAAAAGAAAGAAGCCACGTTCGGCGCATTCGACGGACTTCTGGCCGAAACTGAAACCCACAAGGCCGAAATCCAGAAGGGGCTTGGGGCTCTTGCCTCCTTCCTGCCGGACGCGGAAGCCGCGACGATCGATGACATCATGCTGTTTCCGACGCTGCGTTCGCTGTCGATCGTGCCGGATCTTACCCTGCCGGAGCCGGTCGAAGCCTACCGTACCCGTATGGCCGAACGTTCCGGCGTGCCGCTGGTGAGCGAACTGCGCAAGGCGGCCTGA